In Mesorhizobium sp. M9A.F.Ca.ET.002.03.1.2, the DNA window CTTGTAACCCGGCACCGGCTCCATATCGATGTCGGCGGCCAGCAGATAATTGCAGCCATGCGTCTCGTCATGGGCGGAATCGACAAAATACTGGGCCAGGAACCGCTTTCCCGCGAGCCGGCCCTGCAGGTCGACGATGCAGGCCAGCACCGTGTCGACCTCGCCGCTGGAGACCGCCTTCTTCAACTGATCGAACGAGAAATTTCCGGCCATTCCTTCACGCTCCGTCGCCTTATGGCGCTTCGAGAGTTCAAATCTGGACCCGGCCGCGGAGAGCGGGCCGGGTCGTATCGAGTTATCGGCAGCCCTAGATCGAGGCGGCGCCTTCGCGTTGCTTGACGGCGAATTCCTCCTCCGGCGAGTAGACCAGCGTTTTGCGGCCATAGGCGCCGAAATAGATGATCGCCAGCGCGTACCAGACCGCCACCCCAACGATGCCCTGCCGGTAGAGCGGATCGGTGAGCTGGAAGGCAATGGTGATCAAGGCGATGATCACGGTCAGCCATGCGCCTAGCACGCCGAAGGGGCTCTTGTAGGGCCGCTCGATATGCGGGAAACGGCGGCGCAGTTGCAGGAAGGTAAGCCCCTGCAGCAGATACGAGAACATGGCGCCAAACACGGCCATGTTCAGAAGAGTGCCGCCGATGTAGGTGCCGGCGGCCCCGCCGCCCTGGGTGAACCAGATCACCACCATCACCAGAAAGCCGACCAGCGATCCCGCGGCAAGCGCCACGTTGGGCGTCTTGTGCTCACCATGGGTTACCGAGAGGAAATGCGGGAAATAGCCCGCGCGGCTGAGCGAATAGATCTGCCGCCCGTAGGCGAAGATGATCGCGTGGAAGCTCGCCACCAGGCCAGCGACGGCGAACAGCGCGAGGACTTTCGCCCAGCCCGCTCCGTAGATAGTCCTGAAGCCGTCCAGTATCGGCTCGCCGGACGTTCCGTAGGCAAACGCACCGTCGGGCAGCGCCGGGTTGATGATCAGGATCAGGAAACCGGTGGCGAGCAGCGTGAACATGCCGAGCATGATGCCTTTTGGCATGTCGCGCTTGGGATCCATCGATTCCTCGGAGGCAAGCGGCAATTGCTCGATGGCGAGGAACAGCCAAACCGCGAACGGCATCGCCGCGAAAATGCCCCGCAGACCGAATGGCAGGAATGGCCCGCCTCCGTCCGGCAGCGCCATTGCCGCCCCGTCCGGTCCGATTCCGATATTCATCGCATTCTTGGCGAAGTCGAATTGTCCCGACGCCAAGGCGCTGACGAAAAAGAACACCAAGATCGCCAAAGCGATGAGCGTGACGATGACGGTGACCCCGAATGAAAGCGCGACGCCACGCACGTTCAACCCGACGAAGACCAGATAGCCGACGAGCCACCAGATCGGCTGCCAGGCATCCGGGGTGCCGGTGATGGCCGTCATGTAGGTGCCAATGAAATAGACGACGACCGCCGGCGTGAGCACATATTCGATATTTTCCGCTATGCCGGTGATGAAGCCGCCCCACGGACCGAACGCCGTGCGCGCGAAGGAATAGGCACCACCGGTATGTGGCAGCGCCGGGCTCATCTCGGCAATGGAATAGGTCAGGCCGAGATACATGATGGCGATCAGCACGGTCCCGATGAACATGCCGCCCCAGCCGCCGACGGCGAAGCCGAGGTTCCAACCTGAAAAGTCGCCCGAGATGACGGCTCCGACGCCGAGTGCCCAAAGCGAGAAGACGCCGGCGTGACGTTTCAGCCCGCGTTTTTCGAAATATTCAGAACCGGGGATGTGATAGGACACGCCCCCTTCATGCTTTTTTGCTTCGTCTGCCATTGTTTTTCCCTCTGTCAGTTGACCGGCTGAACCGGATGGCCAATCGCCGACTGTCGGATCTCCTTTTGGTCCTCTTCCAGTCCGAGATCGGAAAAAATGCCCGTGAGCAGATCCGCCCATTTCCGCTGCCCGGCTTCGTCGGATATTTCGTCGTTGCGGATTTCGATCATCGCGCAGGCAAGGCCGCGCGAGCGCGCATGGCGTTCCAGCGTGAAATAGACGCGGTCGGCCGGCGAATAGGGTTCGTTGACGCCGACCGTGACGCCGGCGAGCCGCTTCAGCGCGGCAATCAGCGGAGACGCCAATCGGCGGTCCTCGTCGTGGATGATGCCGATGTGCCAGGGCCGGCTCTTGCCTTTGTAGACCGGGGTGAAGGAATGGATTGAAACCAGACGGGTCTCCGCTCCGCGCGCCAACCTTTTGTCGACGATCTGCTCGACCGCGTCATGGAAGGGCCGCCACGACAAGGCGATGCGCGCGGCGCGCTGCTTTTCCGTCAGTCCGGCATTGCCGGGAACGGCAGTGGTTTCGCTGATCGCCGATATCAGGTCGGGCGCGTCGAGCGGGCGGTTGCAGTCGATGACAAGGCGCGAAATGCAGGTCTCTACCAGCACCGCGTCGAGTGCCTCGGCCATGCGGCGGGCGACCGGCAGCGCGCCGGGATCCCAGGCGATGTGGCGGGAAAGCTCTTCGGCAGCAAGGCCGAGCGTTCCGAATTCCGGCGGCAGGAAGTTGGAGGCGTGGTCGCAGGTCAGCACGAATGGGCTTGATCCGCCCGGGTTCGTCACCCTCACGGCTTCAGGCGATGCAAGGCTGGCGGGCCGTGCTGTCTCCATTGTCTGCTGTCCCCGGGGAGCGCTGTACCGTATGTTACGTATTTTGCCTCATTGCGTCCCTATGGATGATTTCATACAGTTTGTCAGGCTTTGTCAAATGCGATTTCGGCAAAACAGCCAGGGTGGGGAAAAGATGATATCCAGCATTGCCGAACTGATCTCGGACCGCATCGGCACGATGCCGGCAGGCGAGCGGCGCGCCGCACAGACGCTGATCGCCAACTACCCGCTGATCGGCCTGAAGACGGTCGCCGAGTTCTCGACTGCCGCCGGCGTCTCCTCGCCGACGATCTTGCGTTTCGTCGCCCGGCTCGGCTTTCAGAACTACCCGGAATTCCAGTCGACACTGCAGGACGAGTTGGCGGCGCAATTGCAGTCGCCGGCATCGCGGACGCTCAATCCGTCGTCGCTGGGCGGAGGCGCGGTGTCGCCGATGCTGGAGGCGACGCTCGACAATATGCGTGAGACGTTTAGGCACCTGTCCGACAAGCAGCTTGCCGACATCGTCGCGAAGCTTGCCGATCGGCGCGGCAAGACGTTCCTGATCGGCGGCCGCTTCACCGACCCGCTGGCACGCTACATGGCCGCCCACCTCGCCATCGTCCAGCCCAACGTCTTTCACCTCGCCGGGCAGGAGAGCGTCTGGCGCGACCGGCTGATCGACATGGGCAAGCACGACGTGCTGGTGATCTTCGACATCAGGCGCTACCAGGAAAGCCTGGTTCGCTTTGCCGAAACGGCGCATCAGCGCGGCGTGCAGATCGTGCTGTTCACCGACCAGTGGCTGTCGCCGATCGCCCGCTTCGCCCGCCATGTCATCGCCGGGCGCACCGCCGTGCCCTCGGCCTGGGACTCCTCGGCGGCCCTTTTTGTCGTTGCCGAAACCCTGATCGGCGCCGTCACCCGGCAGCTCGAGGCTGACAGCGCCAAACGCATCCGCGAGCTGGAAAGCCTGCGGTAGAACCGACGCGGCTTGAACCTGGACCTGCGGCTGGGTCGTCCGGAACGCAGCGGCCCGCACCAGCGCTGTCGCGTGAACAGCTCAGGACATTGTTCTGGCGCCTTACCTAAGAGGCAGACACACTGCCCGAGCTCGCGATCAATCAATTGCTTTCTGACGGCAGTTATGCTATTGATTTAGATATGGTGCTGATTTGCGCTGACGACCCGCCGTTAGGCGGGTTTTTCGTTTCGGCAGTGGACAAAGCGGCATGATTCTGCTATCAGCCGCCGCAATTCGTGGTGTAGCCCACTGCGGAGGCTGGTGGCTATGGCCGCTTGCCTGTTGATATCAAACCCGAAAGACAGGATTGCCCGTGCAGGTACTCGTCCGCGACAACAATGTTGACCAGGCGCTTCGCGCGCTCAAGAAAAAGATGCAGCGCGAAGGCATCTTCCGCGAAATGAAGATGCGTGGACATTACGAGAAGCCTTCCGAGAAGCGCGCGCGTGAGAAGGCGGAAGCCGTTCGCCGCGCCCGCAAGCTGGCCCGCAAGCGCGCCCAGCGCGAAGGCTTGTTGCCGATGACGCCGCGCCCGGTGGCCGCCGGTGCTGCTGGTGCTCCGCGTCCGCCGCGGTTCTGACGTCAATTTTTCGTCCTTTTCGAAGGATATCCAGGGTGGGGCGATGCGTAATCGCCGCCACCTTTTTGTTTTGAATTCGACCTGGTTCGGGGAGACCCGGTTCGGAGTGGGAAACTGACGGCGCGGCGGCAGTGAGGACAGAGCAGACATGAACGCAACTAGCCTTGAGCGCAAAACCGCAATGCGCGGCTTCGCCCTGACGGCAGCCCTGCTTTCTGGCCTGGCGCTTGCCGGCTGCCAGACAGCCCCGACGGCCGGATTCAACAACATCGACAAGGCACAAGGATCGGTCGAGAACATTTCCTCGCTATCGGCCGTGATCCAGCGCAGCCCCCAGGATCCGGAAGGCTACAACGTGCGCGGCTCGGCCTATGGCCGCGGCGGCCAGTATCAGGCGGCGCTCAAGGACTTCGACACCGCCATCCAGCTCAATCCTAATTTCTACCAGGCCTATTCGAACCGCGCTCTAATCCATCGCTTCCTCGGCGACCAGGCGGCCGCGCTTGCCGACTACAACCACTCGATCCAGATCAATTCCAACTATGACGCCGCCTATATCGGCCGTGGCAATCTCTACCGCAGGGCCGGCCGCACCCAGGAAGCATTCAACGATTTCCAGAAGGCGATCCAGCTCGACACGACAGATGCCCGCGCCTACCACAATCGCGGCCTGATCTATCAGAGCCAGGGCCAGCACGCCTTCGCCATCGAGGATTTCTCGACCGCCATCTCGCTGGCACCGGACGCCGCCGAGCCCTACAATGGTCGCGGCCTTTCCTACCTCGCCACGAACGACGAGGACAATGCCTTCGCCGACATCAACATGGCGATCAAGCTCGACGGCAAGAACGCCGAGGCCTGGTCCAATCAGGCGCTGATCTACGAGCGGCGCGGCGACAAGGCCAAGGCGGCGAAATCCTACCGCGAGGCCGTGCGCCTCAACCCCACCTACCAGCCGGCCAAGGACGGCCTGGCGCGCACCAGCGCCGCCTGACCGCCGGCGGCGTCCGGCCTGATATGGCGGGCCTGCCGCTTGGCATGCCTTCGAAACGCTCGAAGACTGCGCACTAAAGCGCATCGCATGTAATGGAATGGTGTGCTTCAAGTTTGTCCTAGGGCGTGCTTTCGGGCGACATGCATTGACGCTCGCCTTGATCGCGCCAAGTTTTCGGCGGAACGCTCGCGACGCTTAGCCGTTGTTCAAGGCAATTCGCGAAAGGACCCTCCCATGATCAAGAAACTCGCCTGTGCCGCCGGCCTCGCCGCTACGGTTCTCGCCGCCCCTGCCAGCGCGGGCAGGCTTCAGCTCGGCGTGCTCGACTGCACCATCGACGGCGGCACCGGCTATATCGTCACATCCAACAAAGGCGTGACCTGCACCTTCCGCCCCCATCATGGCGGCCCTTCCGAAGCCTATACCGGGGTCATTTCCAAGCTTGGCGTCGACGTCGGCAAGACGCATCAGGGCGAATTGATATGGGCGGTTCTGGCGGCCACCGGCAACCGTGCTTCCGGCGACCTTGCCGGCAGCTATTATGGCGTCAACGCCGAGGCCAGCGTGGTGACCGGCGGCGGCGCCAACCTTCTGGTCGGCGGATTGAACAGCGCCTTCTCGCTGCAGCCTCTCAACGTACAGGCGCAGACCGGCGTCAACCTGGCGGTCGCCGTCACTTCGCTGGAGCTGATCCACTCGTACAAATAAGCGGCATAGCGTGGCTCTGAGCGCGGCGCGGAACAGGATCGTTCCGTGCCGCCTGATTTTTTTGAAAACCCATGCCGGGGACGATCATCGCTGCCGCCACGATCGCCGCCGGCGCCAATCTTCGACCACCCCACGTTTGATGGGCATCCTCGGCCCACTCGCAAAAAACCGCTTGAGCTCAACTGCGGTTGAGGTCTTACAAGCCGTCCCCGAAACGCCGCGTGTTCATTTGGACGCGAACAGCATTCCATCGTTTTGAATCGGCGTATAAGAAAGTTCGGGAGGCGGGATGACCGAGACCAGCACAAACAGGGTCGACTGGCGAGCGCTGTGGGCGAGCGGCGATCTGGCGCGCTTCTGCTTCATCAGCCTTGGCATCCTGCTGCACGCCACCAACGAGACGATGGTGGCGACGGTGATGCCGGCCATGGTCGGCGAACTCGCCGGCGTGCAGCTGGTCGGCTGGTCGCTGGCGATCTACGAGCTCGGCGCCATCGTCGCCGGCGCCGCCGCCGGCCGGCTGGTGAGCTATGTCGCGCTGCGCACCAACATGGTGGTGGCCGCCCTGCTCTATGCGGCCGGCGCCCTGGTCTGCGCCATCGCGCCGTCGATGCCGCTGTTCCTGGCCGGGCGCCTGATCGAGGGGCTTGGCGGCGGCGCGCTGGTGTCGCTGGCCTTCGTCTCGGTCGAGCGGCTGTTTCCACGCATCATCTGGCCGCAGCTTTTCGGCGTCATGTCGGCGATCTGGGGCGTTGCCGCCTTCAGCGGGCCGGTGCTGGGTGCGTTGATGACCGAGCTGCTCTCCTGGCGCTGGGCTTTCGGCATCTTCACGCTCGGCGGCACGACCATGGCGCTGGCCAGCTTCATCGTGCTTAACACACCCGAGGCGACCAGACCGCGCACGGTCATTGGGATGGCGCCGCCCTTCCCCTTTGCCGCGCTCGGCTGCCTTGCCGTCAGCGTCGTGCTGATCGCCACCGCCGGTGTCGACATTGCCCTTCTGCGCTCGTCCCTGCTGCTCACCCTCGGCCTGGCGGGCCTCGCGCTGTTCATCCGCATCGACGCGCTGAAGCCGGGCTCGCGGCTATTCCCGTCGCGGCTGTTCTCATGGCGCTCGCCGGTCGGCGCGGGCATGACCATGGTCGCCGCCTTT includes these proteins:
- a CDS encoding amino acid permease gives rise to the protein MADEAKKHEGGVSYHIPGSEYFEKRGLKRHAGVFSLWALGVGAVISGDFSGWNLGFAVGGWGGMFIGTVLIAIMYLGLTYSIAEMSPALPHTGGAYSFARTAFGPWGGFITGIAENIEYVLTPAVVVYFIGTYMTAITGTPDAWQPIWWLVGYLVFVGLNVRGVALSFGVTVIVTLIALAILVFFFVSALASGQFDFAKNAMNIGIGPDGAAMALPDGGGPFLPFGLRGIFAAMPFAVWLFLAIEQLPLASEESMDPKRDMPKGIMLGMFTLLATGFLILIINPALPDGAFAYGTSGEPILDGFRTIYGAGWAKVLALFAVAGLVASFHAIIFAYGRQIYSLSRAGYFPHFLSVTHGEHKTPNVALAAGSLVGFLVMVVIWFTQGGGAAGTYIGGTLLNMAVFGAMFSYLLQGLTFLQLRRRFPHIERPYKSPFGVLGAWLTVIIALITIAFQLTDPLYRQGIVGVAVWYALAIIYFGAYGRKTLVYSPEEEFAVKQREGAASI
- a CDS encoding N-formylglutamate amidohydrolase is translated as METARPASLASPEAVRVTNPGGSSPFVLTCDHASNFLPPEFGTLGLAAEELSRHIAWDPGALPVARRMAEALDAVLVETCISRLVIDCNRPLDAPDLISAISETTAVPGNAGLTEKQRAARIALSWRPFHDAVEQIVDKRLARGAETRLVSIHSFTPVYKGKSRPWHIGIIHDEDRRLASPLIAALKRLAGVTVGVNEPYSPADRVYFTLERHARSRGLACAMIEIRNDEISDEAGQRKWADLLTGIFSDLGLEEDQKEIRQSAIGHPVQPVN
- a CDS encoding MurR/RpiR family transcriptional regulator, whose amino-acid sequence is MISSIAELISDRIGTMPAGERRAAQTLIANYPLIGLKTVAEFSTAAGVSSPTILRFVARLGFQNYPEFQSTLQDELAAQLQSPASRTLNPSSLGGGAVSPMLEATLDNMRETFRHLSDKQLADIVAKLADRRGKTFLIGGRFTDPLARYMAAHLAIVQPNVFHLAGQESVWRDRLIDMGKHDVLVIFDIRRYQESLVRFAETAHQRGVQIVLFTDQWLSPIARFARHVIAGRTAVPSAWDSSAALFVVAETLIGAVTRQLEADSAKRIRELESLR
- the rpsU gene encoding 30S ribosomal protein S21 → MQVLVRDNNVDQALRALKKKMQREGIFREMKMRGHYEKPSEKRAREKAEAVRRARKLARKRAQREGLLPMTPRPVAAGAAGAPRPPRF
- a CDS encoding tetratricopeptide repeat protein; the encoded protein is MNATSLERKTAMRGFALTAALLSGLALAGCQTAPTAGFNNIDKAQGSVENISSLSAVIQRSPQDPEGYNVRGSAYGRGGQYQAALKDFDTAIQLNPNFYQAYSNRALIHRFLGDQAAALADYNHSIQINSNYDAAYIGRGNLYRRAGRTQEAFNDFQKAIQLDTTDARAYHNRGLIYQSQGQHAFAIEDFSTAISLAPDAAEPYNGRGLSYLATNDEDNAFADINMAIKLDGKNAEAWSNQALIYERRGDKAKAAKSYREAVRLNPTYQPAKDGLARTSAA
- a CDS encoding DUF992 domain-containing protein; this encodes MIKKLACAAGLAATVLAAPASAGRLQLGVLDCTIDGGTGYIVTSNKGVTCTFRPHHGGPSEAYTGVISKLGVDVGKTHQGELIWAVLAATGNRASGDLAGSYYGVNAEASVVTGGGANLLVGGLNSAFSLQPLNVQAQTGVNLAVAVTSLELIHSYK
- a CDS encoding MFS transporter, which produces MTETSTNRVDWRALWASGDLARFCFISLGILLHATNETMVATVMPAMVGELAGVQLVGWSLAIYELGAIVAGAAAGRLVSYVALRTNMVVAALLYAAGALVCAIAPSMPLFLAGRLIEGLGGGALVSLAFVSVERLFPRIIWPQLFGVMSAIWGVAAFSGPVLGALMTELLSWRWAFGIFTLGGTTMALASFIVLNTPEATRPRTVIGMAPPFPFAALGCLAVSVVLIATAGVDIALLRSSLLLTLGLAGLALFIRIDALKPGSRLFPSRLFSWRSPVGAGMTMVAAFSVATCSFAVYGPLLLTSLHGIPILTTGYIIAAESIAWSILSILVANAPPERERLIITGGALMIATGITGFAYAVPAGSIPLILFCALLQGGGFGIAWPFVTRVIVASARDDEQTIASAAVPTMQRIGYAVGAALTGIVANASGFSEGLNREAAANVASWLFLAFVPLGILGCLAALRISGPAARPARLPISPLVGEMPGRAEGARRIANLWLDLSIEGPRALMHVAQKCAAVLR